From a single Cyprinus carpio isolate SPL01 chromosome A3, ASM1834038v1, whole genome shotgun sequence genomic region:
- the dhps gene encoding LOW QUALITY PROTEIN: deoxyhypusine synthase (The sequence of the model RefSeq protein was modified relative to this genomic sequence to represent the inferred CDS: substituted 1 base at 1 genomic stop codon), which produces MADQAPSVARDAVLKESISLPEDMPQIKGYDFNQGVDHRALLQSFLTTGFQASSFGQAVQEINKMIEKRLEPVQEEQESCDSHSSASGCTIFLGYTSNLISSSVRESIHFLTQNINEHPVDVIVTTAGRIXEDFIKRLAPAYLSEFILKSKELRQQGINRIGNLLVPNDNYCKFEDWLMPILDQMVLEQKTEGTHWTPSKMIHRLGKEINNPDSVYYWAYKNDIPVFSPALTDGSLGDMIYFHSYKNPGLVLDIVEDIRRLNSKAVFAKSTGMIILGGGLVKHHIANANLMRNGADFAVFVNTGQEFDGSDSGARPDEAISWGKIRMDASPVKVYADASIVFPLLVAETFAHNADRLIKEKNSD; this is translated from the exons ATGGCCGACCAGGCTCCCTCCGTGGCGAGGGACGCGGTGCTAAAGGAGAGCATCTCTCTGCCCGAGGACATGCCTCAGATTAAAGGTTATGACTTCAACCAGGGCGTGGACCACAGAGCCCTGCTGCAGTCCTTCCTCACCACGGGCTTCCAGGCCAGCAGCTTCGGCCAGGCTGTGCAGGAGATCAATAAGATG atagagAAGAGACTGGAGCCGGTGCAGGAGGAGCAGGAGAGCTGTGATTCACATTCGTCTGCTTCAGGATGCACCATTTTCTTGGGCTACACATCCAACCTGATCAGCTCCAGTGTGCGAGAGAGTATTCACTTCCTCACACAGAACATAAATGAACACCCG GTAGATGTGATAGTGACCACAGCAGGAAGGATTTAGGAAGACTTTATAAAACGTTTAGCACCCGCTTACCTCAGTGAGTTCATCCTGAAAAGCAAAGAGCTACGACAGCAAGGCATTAACAG AATAGGTAATCTCCTGGTACCAAATGATAATTACTGTAAGTTTGAAGACTGGCTGATGCCTATTCTGGACCAAATGGTGCTAGAACAAAAAACAGAG GGCACACACTGGACACCGTCCAAAATGATCCACAGACTAGGCAAAGAAATCAACAACCCAGACTCTGTGTACTACTGGGCTTATAAG AATGACATCCCAGTGTTTAGTCCCGCCCTCACTGACGGCTCATTGGGTGATATGATCTATTTCCACTCATATAAGAACCCTGGCCTGGTGCTTGACATTGTGGAGG ATATTCGGAGGTTGAACAGCAAGGCTGTGTTTGCCAAGAGCACAGGGATGATCATTCTCGGAGGAGGACTCGTCAAACATCACATCGCCAACGCTAATCTCATG AGGAATGGAGCAGATTTTGCGGTGTTTGTCAACACTGGTCAGGAGTTTGACGGCTCAGATTCAGGCGCTCGGCCAGATGAAGCCATTTCTTGGGGAAAGATCCGCATGGACGCCTCACCTGTAAAA gtctACGCTGATGCTTCTATAGTCTTTCCACTTTTAGTGGCTGAAACTTTTGCACACAATGCTGACAGGTTGATCAAGGAAAAGAATAGCGACTGA
- the LOC109047129 gene encoding myeloid-associated differentiation marker homolog, with translation MVTLNTQSLTVPVGIIRLFEFALTLITFSLVASEGHNSTSFWAWCMFTWCFCCFMTLLIIILEFTGLNAKVRISWEDFTTAFAMLSTLMLLAASIIYPTFYVCSSCPVKIAATVMSCVCFCLYAAEVGLTRAKPGEISGFLSTVPGLLKVLEAFVACIIFICLDSGFYSRFPGLQWCVAVYSICFIVSLLIIILTIGRSLARIPIPLDKCLTGYNILAVLMYLTAVVVWPVYSFKYIQKPPVCRNCLWSRLVAVSCMSCINLIVYIVDTVYSVRLVFFVSPA, from the coding sequence ATGGTAACCCTGAACACTCAATCGCTCACCGTGCCGGTGGGAATAATCCGACTGTTTGAGTTCGCACTAACGCTCATTACCTTCAGCCTGGTGGCTTCTGAAGGCCACAACAGCACTTCATTCTGGGCCTGGTGCATGTTCACCTGGTGCTTCTGCTGCTTCATGaccctcctcatcatcatcctggAGTTCACCGGCCTGAACGCCAAGGTGCGCATCTCTTGGGAGGACTTCACTACGGCTTTTGCGATGTTGTCCACACTTATGCTGTTGGCCGCTTCCATCATCTACCCCACGTTTTACGTCTGCTCCTCATGTCCGGTTAAGATCGCGGCCACAGTGATGTCCTGCGTGTGCTTCTGCCTCTACGCAGCCGAGGTGGGACTGACCCGAGCCAAACCCGGGGAGATCAGCGGGTTCCTGTCCACTGTGCCGGGCTTGCTCAAGGTTCTGGAGGCGTTTGTAGCCTGCATCATCTTCATCTGTCTGGATTCGGGCTTTTACAGCAGGTTTCCTGGGCTCCAGTGGTGCGTGGCCGTCTACTCAATCTGCTTCATTGTTTCGCTACTTATCATCATCCTCACAATCGGCAGGTCGTTGGCTCGAATCCCCATCCCGCTGGACAAATGTCTGACGGGGTACAACATACTGGCGGTTCTAATGTACCTCACGGCTGTGGTGGTGTGGCCCGTCTACAGTTTCAAGTATATTCAGAAACCACCGGTCTGCAGAAACTGTCTCTGGAGCAGGCTGGTTGCTGTGTCCTGCATGAGTTGCATCAATCTGATCGTCTACATCGTGGATACGGTTTACTCAGTGCGTCTGGTGTTCTTCGTTTCACCTGCCTAG
- the fbxw9 gene encoding F-box/WD repeat-containing protein 9 isoform X1, whose product MSRTSITLEDEEKQRCPAGASSPNFTCSDTPHSLPHRLNLEPSVVAMETSPSPSSNGTGLLSLPWEIVTQIASHLPAQCVINVLPQVCQTLGKLSEDRLAWQLRAHKLLSPAASFPVGPKEGFDWSKACLEMEQLIGCWTGLENQAERQETAGERQEEAVGGVNGEAPAAEGNLVEMQLDVDLSGAAEAGEENVQVQSQDASDSSQLIESSSTSSPLEHVILPSGHIADVNCVLLLGGEEALCASGSRDRNVNLWDLREGPRGKLMHTLAGRGTISTHRGWVWCLASSGPLLASGSFDSTIRLWDLEAGGAEQRLIQSKAAVLCLSCERDMVLAGSHDQKLSIFDTRAADPLVKSLRLHSDAVLCLASDDQYILSGSKDQTVALFDRRAGKLLQKVKLSSYLLSLFYSTREVWAGDNRGLVHTFSMHNSSLTPISQFNIHRSLVTGVHYSPGALYTCSSDRTIKVHLPCAPPKTLCTLHHQAGVNGVC is encoded by the exons ATGTCGAGAACAAGCATCACGCTGGAGGACGAGGAGAAGCAGAGATGCCCTGCTGGAGCCAGCTCACCCAACTTCACCTGCAGTGACACCCCGCACTCC ttaccTCACAGATTGAATTTGGAACCATCCGTCGTCGCTATGGAGACAAGCCCCTCCCCTTCTAGTAATGGAACAGGCCTCCTGTCATTGCCGTGGGAGATCGTTACCCAGATCGCCTCACATCTCCCAGCACAGTGTGTCATTAATGTGCTGCCGCAG GTATGTCAGACGTTGGGAAAGCTTAGTGAGGATCGCTTGGCGTGGCAGCTTCGGGCTCATAAACTCTTGAGTCCCGCAGCATCTTTCCCAGTCGGGCCAAAGGAGGGGTTTGATTGGTCCAAGGCCTGTTTGGAAATGGAGCAGCTGATTGGCTGCTGGACAGGGCTTGAGAATCAGGCAGAGAGACAGGAAACAGCtggagagagacaggaagaggcAGTTGGTGGGGTGAACGGTGAAGCGCCGGCAGCTGAGGGGAACTTGGTAGAGATGCAGCTGGATGTCGATTTAAGCGGTGCAGCGGAAGCAGGAGAAGAGAATGTTCAAGTTCAATCCCAGGATGCCTCTGATAGTTCCCAGTTGATTGAGTCCTCCAGCACTTCTTCACCTTTGGAGCACGTCATCCTTCCTTCTGGCCACATTGCAGATGTGAATTGTGTCCTCCTGCTGGGTGGAGAAGAGGCGTTGTGCGCCTCCGGCTCTAGGGACAGAAACGTGAACCTGTGGGACCTTCGAGAGGGGCCCAGAGGCAAGTTAATGCATACTCTAGCGGGACGCGGGACCATTAGTACCCACCGGGGCTGGGTGTGGTGCCTGGCCTCCAGCGGACCTCTGCTAGCGTCCGGCTCGTTTGACAGCACCATCAGGCTCTGGGATCTTGAAGCCGGAGGAGCAGAACAGCGACTCATCCAGTCCAAAGCTGCTGTGTTATGTCTGTCCTGCGAGAGGGACATGGTGCTGGCCGGATCACATGATCAGAAATTAAGCATCTTTGACACCCGCG CTGCAGATCCACTGGTCAAGAGTCTTCGTCTTCACAGTGATGCTGTGTTATGCCTGGCGTCTGATGACCAGTACATCTTATCAGGCAGTAAAGACCAAACCGTCGCTCTGTTTGACCGCAGGGCAGGGAAACTCCTGCAGAAAGTGAAG CTGAGCTCCTACCTGCTGTCTCTGTTCTACAGCACTCGAGAGGTGTGGGCCGGGGATAACCGTGGACTCGTGCACACCTTCTCCATGCACAACAGCTCCCTGACGCCCATATCTCAGTTTAACATCCACAGGTCACTGGTCACAGGGGTACACTACTCTCCCGGTGCTCTCTACACATGCTCCTCTGACCGCACTATCAAG GTCCACCTCCCATGTGCTCCACCCAAGACACTGTGCACCCTTCACCATCAGGCAGGAGTAAATGGGGTATGTTGA
- the gng14 gene encoding GGL domain-containing protein has product MDVYCSNNVLQARKAVEQLRLETELQRIKISAAAAQLVQYCQEHRRADPLLTGIAASSNPFRDKKTCVLL; this is encoded by the exons ATGGACGTATACTGCAGCAATAATGTTCTTCAGGCCAGGAAAGCCGTGGAGCAGCTCAGACTAGAGACAGAACTACAGAGAATCAAG atctccgcagcagcagcgcagctggTCCAGTACTGTCAGGAGCACCGGAGAGCGGATCCGCTGCTGACCGGGATCGCCGCGTCCTCCAACCCGTTCAGAGACAAGAAGACGTGCGTGCTGCTGTGA
- the fbxw9 gene encoding F-box/WD repeat-containing protein 9 isoform X2: MSRTSITLEDEEKQRCPAGASSPNFTCSDTPHSLPHRLNLEPSVVAMETSPSPSSNGTGLLSLPWEIVTQIASHLPAQCVINVLPQVCQTLGKLSEDRLAWQLRAHKLLSPAASFPVGPKEGFDWSKACLEMEQLIGCWTGLENQAERQETAGERQEEAVGGVNGEAPAAEGNLVEMQLDVDLSGAAEAGEENVQVQSQDASDSSQLIESSSTSSPLEHVILPSGHIADVNCVLLLGGEEALCASGSRDRNVNLWDLREGPRGKLMHTLAGRGTISTHRGWVWCLASSGPLLASGSFDSTIRLWDLEAGGAEQRLIQSKAAVLCLSCERDMVLAGSHDQKLSIFDTRAADPLVKSLRLHSDAVLCLASDDQYILSGSKDQTVALFDRRAGKLLQKVKLSSYLLSLFYSTREVWAGDNRGLVHTFSMHNSSLTPISQFNIHRSLVTGVHYSPGALYTCSSDRTIKVHLPCAPPKTLCTLHHQAGVNGLSVEGGTLAIASGDMNVEIWRHRC; the protein is encoded by the exons ATGTCGAGAACAAGCATCACGCTGGAGGACGAGGAGAAGCAGAGATGCCCTGCTGGAGCCAGCTCACCCAACTTCACCTGCAGTGACACCCCGCACTCCTTAC cTCACAGATTGAATTTGGAACCATCCGTCGTCGCTATGGAGACAAGCCCCTCCCCTTCTAGTAATGGAACAGGCCTCCTGTCATTGCCGTGGGAGATCGTTACCCAGATCGCCTCACATCTCCCAGCACAGTGTGTCATTAATGTGCTGCCGCAG GTATGTCAGACGTTGGGAAAGCTTAGTGAGGATCGCTTGGCGTGGCAGCTTCGGGCTCATAAACTCTTGAGTCCCGCAGCATCTTTCCCAGTCGGGCCAAAGGAGGGGTTTGATTGGTCCAAGGCCTGTTTGGAAATGGAGCAGCTGATTGGCTGCTGGACAGGGCTTGAGAATCAGGCAGAGAGACAGGAAACAGCtggagagagacaggaagaggcAGTTGGTGGGGTGAACGGTGAAGCGCCGGCAGCTGAGGGGAACTTGGTAGAGATGCAGCTGGATGTCGATTTAAGCGGTGCAGCGGAAGCAGGAGAAGAGAATGTTCAAGTTCAATCCCAGGATGCCTCTGATAGTTCCCAGTTGATTGAGTCCTCCAGCACTTCTTCACCTTTGGAGCACGTCATCCTTCCTTCTGGCCACATTGCAGATGTGAATTGTGTCCTCCTGCTGGGTGGAGAAGAGGCGTTGTGCGCCTCCGGCTCTAGGGACAGAAACGTGAACCTGTGGGACCTTCGAGAGGGGCCCAGAGGCAAGTTAATGCATACTCTAGCGGGACGCGGGACCATTAGTACCCACCGGGGCTGGGTGTGGTGCCTGGCCTCCAGCGGACCTCTGCTAGCGTCCGGCTCGTTTGACAGCACCATCAGGCTCTGGGATCTTGAAGCCGGAGGAGCAGAACAGCGACTCATCCAGTCCAAAGCTGCTGTGTTATGTCTGTCCTGCGAGAGGGACATGGTGCTGGCCGGATCACATGATCAGAAATTAAGCATCTTTGACACCCGCG CTGCAGATCCACTGGTCAAGAGTCTTCGTCTTCACAGTGATGCTGTGTTATGCCTGGCGTCTGATGACCAGTACATCTTATCAGGCAGTAAAGACCAAACCGTCGCTCTGTTTGACCGCAGGGCAGGGAAACTCCTGCAGAAAGTGAAG CTGAGCTCCTACCTGCTGTCTCTGTTCTACAGCACTCGAGAGGTGTGGGCCGGGGATAACCGTGGACTCGTGCACACCTTCTCCATGCACAACAGCTCCCTGACGCCCATATCTCAGTTTAACATCCACAGGTCACTGGTCACAGGGGTACACTACTCTCCCGGTGCTCTCTACACATGCTCCTCTGACCGCACTATCAAG GTCCACCTCCCATGTGCTCCACCCAAGACACTGTGCACCCTTCACCATCAGGCAGGAGTAAATGGG TTAAGTGTTGAAGGAGGAACGCTGGCCATCGCTTCCGGTGACATGAATGTGGAAATTTGGAGGCACAGATGCTGA